A window of the Podospora bellae-mahoneyi strain CBS 112042 chromosome 6, whole genome shotgun sequence genome harbors these coding sequences:
- a CDS encoding hypothetical protein (COG:G; EggNog:ENOG503PERV), with the protein MEWYYRLVMGQRSDCARNEHVELLLSCALPEIDLENLSFENLEEILPRLFFSKKKITKKFGDVLVLERLLQCGCRDCNTLRTGDPQTIRDEMLGSPKGSILLLALVLLIYLDRLHYIYPLISLGSKTNDSLQSIIRHLSPGSDGMRGLIVMKEEDLNLIGTPEKKLSAERRAERREKTRQWERLHKTFEAMRNEVSCMFEPVIIRLLNQKDSCQWYHQHSRFPFLDAEDRVPQGSFGTVTKFRIPSEYLHESIKGFMESRYRGSRDEATGEYLFVRKSLVLQKGELPHKPTTGSNEGTIAGLASMVNGDAADNIISLLSLYTWRGSLYFIFPCLKMDLYHLLRQTTLPGDQTKPTKLRSNEELLKHWLWKQMIGVAHALSVIHTNMKHPRGGVEGYIIASHFDLKPANILVTSQGVLKVTDFGESVISVTKSLQNMSTSFRPGDPKYAASESRPSEAELARAYGAGEDSFQVLLNYDVWALACVMTEVLVVLLDTDEPPAGTAIDRFHAKLEKESRVEETRGAFLEGGHELKPYARKVLENFPNLPRFAHDGPKKWYMQSVSNFLLSMYSPGNCYLPSSFKPKTARLLRSGLSYESCDKSSSRRETKNSTKLSSGNFRTLPSSPSPSETRSSTISNTALNIIPCKEVKVNLG; encoded by the exons ATGGAATGGTATTACCGTCTTGTGATGGGTCAACGGAGTGACTGCGCGAGAAACGAGCATGTGGAATTACTGTTGTCTTGCGCACTTCCAGAGATCGATCTGGAGAATCTGTCATTCGAAAACCTTGAGGAGATATTGCCGAGACTCTTTttctccaagaagaagatcaccAAGAAATTCGGCgatgtccttgtccttgaacGGCTCTTGCAGTGCGGCTGTAGAGACTGCAATACCCTGCGCACAGGAGATCCACAAACCATCCGTGACGAAATGTTGGGCTCACCAAAAGGCTCAATTCTGCTCTTAGCACTGGTGCTTCTGATATATCTCGACAGGCTTCACTACATCTATCCCTTGATCTCCTTGGGCTCGAAGACAAACGACAGTTTACAGAGTATCATCCGGCACCTTAGTCCGGGCAGTGACGGGATGAGAGGGCTCATTGTCATGAAGGAGGAAGATTTGAACCTTATCGGTACACctgagaagaagctgagTGCAGAACGTCGAGcggaaagaagagaaaaaacaagGCAATGGGAGCGGCTACACAAAACATTCGAGGCCATGCGCAACGAAGTGTCTTGTATGTTTGAGCCTGTGATTATCCGGTTGTTGAATCAGAAGGACTCGTGTCAGTGGTACCATCAACACTCTCGGTTTCCTTTTCTAGACGCCGAAGATCGAGTACCTCAAGGGTCATTTGGCACTGTCACCAAATTTCGTATTCCGTCCGAATACCTCCACGAATCCATCAAGGGTTTTATGGAGAGTCGATATCGAGGTTCGAGGGATGAGGCAACCGGAGAG TACCTTTTCGTTCGAAAGTCCTTGGTGCTTCAGAAGGGTGAGCTGCCACACAAGCCGACCACTGGCAGTAACGAAGGCACGATAGCCGGTCTAGCCTCCATGGTAAACGGGGACGCGGCAGacaacatcatcagcctTCTCTCCTTATATACTTGGAGGGGCAGCCTGTATTTCATCTTTCCATGCCTGAAAATGGACTTATACCATCTACTTCGCCAAACGACCCTCCCCGGGGATCAAACTAAGCCCACGAAGCTACGTTCAAACGAGGAACTACTAAAGCATTGGCTGTGGAAACAAATGATTGGCGTTGCTCATGCACTCAGCGTCATTCACACGAATATGAAGCACCCCCGTGGGGGGGTCGAGGGATACATCATCGCTTCGCACTTTGATCTTAAGCCAGCAAACATCCTGGTCACCAGTCAAGGTGTACTTAAAGTCACAGACTTTGGCGAATCGGTGATAAGCGTGACCAAAAGTCTTCAAAACATGTCAACGTCTTTCAGACCAGGTGACCCCAAGTACGCTGCTTCAGAGTCTAGGCCCTCGGAAGCAGAGCTTGCGAGGGCTTATGGGGCTGGAGAGGACAGTTTTCAGGTCTTACTCAATTACGACGTCTGGGCGCTAGCTTGCGTCATGACAGAGGTGCTTGTCGTGTTGTTGGATACCGATGAGCCCCCGGCAGGGACAGCTATCGACAGATTCCATGCCAAGCTCGAGAAAGAATCTCGGGTCGAAGAAACGCGAGGCGCATTTCTCGAGGGAGGCCATGAGCTCAAGCCCTATGCCCGCAAGGTACTGGAAAACTTTCCAAACCTCCCGCGCTTTGCCCACGATGGTCCGAAGAAATGGTATATGCAGAGTGTCTCCAATTTTCTCCTCAGTATGTACTCTCCTGGAAATTGCTATCTTCCATCTTCCTTCAAACCCAAAACTGCCAGGCTGCTGAGAAGTGGACTTTCGTACGAGTCGTGTGATAAGTCATCGTCGCGAAGAGAGACAAAAAACTCAACCAAACTCTCATCAGGAAACTTTCGTACGCtaccatcctcaccctccccttctgaAACAAGATCTTCCACAATTTCCAACACagccctcaacatcatcccctGTAAAGAAGTAAAAGTGAACTTGGGATAG